The Coffea arabica cultivar ET-39 chromosome 9e, Coffea Arabica ET-39 HiFi, whole genome shotgun sequence genome has a window encoding:
- the LOC113708079 gene encoding farnesyl pyrophosphate synthase 1 — MANLNGTTSDLRTTFLGVYSVLKSELLNDPAFEWTDDSRRWVDRMLDYNVPGGKLNRGLSVIDSYKLLKEGKELTEDEVFLASALGWCIEWLQAYFLVLDDIMDNSHIRRGQLCWFRVPKVGMIAANDSVLLRNHIPRILKKHFREKAYYVDLLDLFNEVEFQTASGQMIDLITTLEGEKDLSKYSLSLHRRIVQYKTAYYSFYLPVACALLMAGENLDNHIDVKNILIDMGIYFQVQDDYLDSFGEPEKVGKIGTDIEDFKCSWLVVKALERCSEEQKKILFAHYGKADAADVAKVKALYHELDLQGVFAEYESKSYEKLTSCIEAHPSKAVQSVLKSFLGKIYKRQK; from the exons ATGGCTAATCTCAACGGGACAACCTCGGATCTGAGGACCACTTTCTTGGGCGTCTACTCTGTTCTCAAATCTGAGCTCTTGAACGACCCTGCTTTCGAGTGGACTGATGATTCTCGCCGGTGGGTCGATCGG ATGCTGGACTACAATGTTCCTGGAG GAAAGCTGAACCGAGGTCTGTCCGTCATTGATAGCTACAAACTGCTAAAAGAAGGAAAGGAACTAACTGAGGATGAGGTGTTTCTTGCTAGTGCTCTAGGGTGGTGTATTGAATGG CTGCAGGCATACTTTCTTGTCCTCGATGACATTATGGATAATTCCCACATTCGGCGTGGTCAACTTTGTTGGTTCAGAGTGCCAAAG GTTGGTATGATTGCTGCAAATGACAGTGTCCTACTCCGTAATCACATCCCTAGAATTCTTAAGAAACACTTCAGAGAAAAGGCTTACTATGTAGATCTTCTGGATTTGTTCAATGAG GTGGAGTTCCAAACTGCTTCAGGGCAGATGATAGATTTGATTACTACCCTTGAAGGAGAAAAGGATCTATCTAAATACTCCTTGTCACT CCACCGGCGAATTGTTCAGTACAAGACTGCGTATTATTCTTTCTACCTTCCT GTTGCATGTGCATTGCTTATGGCTGGTGAGAATTTGGACAACCATATAGATGTAAAGAACATTCTGATTGACATGGGAATATACTTTCAAGTTCAG GATGACTATTTGGATTCTTTTGGTGAACCAGAAAAGGTTGGAAAG ATAGGAACTGATATTGAAGATTTTAAATGTTCTTGGTTGGTCGTAAAGGCACTAGAAAGATGCAGTGAAGAACAGAAAAAGATTTTATTT GCGCACTATGGAAAGGCAGATGCTGCTGATGTTGCAAAAGTCAAAGCTCTATACCACGAACTTGATCTCCAG GGCGTGTTTGCGGAATATGAAAGCAAAAGCTATGAGAAGTTGACAAGCTGTATTGAAGCTCATCCCAGCAAAGCTGTGCAGTCAGTGCTGAAGTCATTTTTGGGGAAGATATACAAGAGGCAGAAGTAG
- the LOC140014762 gene encoding C2 and GRAM domain-containing protein At1g03370-like, which produces MKLLVRVIEARDIPPMDPNGFSDPYVKLQLGKQRFKTKVVKKCLNPSWCEEFAFRVDDLKEELLISVLDEDKYFNDDFVGQIKVPISRVFDAPDNSLGTAWYTLQPKNKKAKNKDCGEILLTICLSQSNSFVDLQSGGDNGPLSRKYADMTMGSPSRPANGPPRSPSPVRLEEAAPAPSKEERSHAQTFAGRIAQMFNKNGDTASAATNKVPDVLEPFESANSADDEDKSDDQPSSSSFEELMRSLEVKEQGGDIPSNLPGGVVLDQMYAIAPHELNSLLFSQDSNFFKSATDMQGSTELQVGPWKFENGGENLTRTVSYIKAATKLIKALRATEDQTYLKADGNTFAVFSSVSTPDAPYGSCFRAEVLYCITSGPELPSGEQSSRLVVSWRMNFLQSTMMKGMIESGARQGIKDSFVVYGNLLSQTVKPVDMKDVSTEKEQVLASLKVEQQSDWKLAVEYFANFTVISTIFVGLYVFVHISLAMPGTIQGLEFVGLDLPDSIGELVVCGILVLQGKRVLELMSRFMQARVRKGSDHGIKAQGDGWLLTVALIEGNNLAAVDSSGYSDPYVVFTCNGKTRTSSIKFQKSDPLWNEIFEFDAMDEPPSVLEVEIFDFDGPFDEATSLGHAEINFLKSNISDLSDVWVPLQGKLAQACQSKLHLRIFLNNTRGTNVVKDYLSKMEKEVGKKIRLRSPQTNSAFQKLFGLPPEEFLINDFTCHLKRKMPLQGRLFLSARIIGFHADLFGHKTKFFFLWEDIEDIQVVAPTLSSMGSPIVIMTLKPGRGFDARHGAKTQDEAGRLKFHFHSFVSFNIANRTIMALWKARALSPEQKVQIVEEESETKNLQVSQETDEDSESKSLHAEESGSFLGVEDVSMSLLYSSVLSIPMSFFMELFGGNDLDRKVMERVGCLNYSYSPWESEKPDVYQRQLYYKFDKRISRYRGEVTSTQQKSRLSERNGWVIEEVMTLHGVPLGDYFNLHMRYQVEDAPSRSMGCSVQVYFGLAWLKYTRHQKRITKNILVNLQERLLVMFSVLEKEFVTGR; this is translated from the exons ATGAAGCTCTTGGTGCGCGTAATCGAAGCCAGGGATATACCACCAATGGACCCAAATGGGTTCAGTGATCCGTACGTGAAATTGCAGTTGGGAAAGCAGAGGTTCAAGACCAAGGTGGTTAAGAAGTGTTTAAATCCATCCTGGTGTGAGGAATTTGCTTTCCGGGTCGATGACTTGAAGGAAGAACTTCTCATATCTGTGTTGGACGAAGATAAGTACTTCAACGATGACTTTGTTGGGCAGATCAAAGTCCCTATTTCTCGAGTTTTCGATGCTCCAGACAATTCCCTTGGCACCGCTTGGTACACCTTGCAGCCCAAGAACAAGAAAGCCAAGAACAAGGACTGCG GTGAAATTCTTTTGACAATATGTTTATCGCAAAGCAATTCGTTTGTGGATTTGCAATCTGGTGGTGATAATGGCCCATTGTCAAGGAAGTACGCTGACATGACAATGGGTTCTCCCTCAAGGCCTGCTAATGGTCCCCCGAGATCACCTTCGCCAGTGAGATTAGAAGAAGCTGCCCCTGCCCCTTCTAAGGAAGAAAGGTCACATGCCCAAACTTTTGCTGGTCGAATTGCTCAAATGTTTAACAAAAATGGGGATACAGCATCTGCCGCCACCAATAAAGTTCCTGACGTCTTGGAGCCATTTGAAAGTGCAAATTCGGCGGATGATGAAGACAAGTCTGATGACCAGCCCTCCTCAAGCAGCTTTGAAGAACTTATGAGAAGCTTGGAGGTGAAAGAGCAAGGGGGCGACATTCCAAGCAACCTACCTGGGGGAGTAGTTCTAGACCAAATGTATGCAATTGCACCTCATGAGCTGAACTCTTTACTCTTTTCACAAGattcaaactttttcaaatcTGCGACGGATATGCAGGGATCCACAGAGTTGCAGGTAGGGCCTTGGAAGTTTGAAAATGGTGGTGAAAACCTTACAAGGACGGTTTCCTATATTAAAGCTGCAACTAAGTTAATTAAGGCTTTGAGAGCCACTGAAGATCAAACTTATCTGAAAGCTGATGGCAATACTTTTGCAGTTTTCTCGAGTGTGAGCACTCCAGATGCTCCATATGGTAGTTGTTTTAGGGCAGAAGTGCTTTATTGCATCACTTCAGGGCCTGAGCTCCCATCAGGGGAACAATCTTCTCGGTTAGTTGTGTCATGGCGAATGAATTTCTTGCAGAGCACTATGATGAAAGGTATGATTGAAAGTGGGGCAAGACAAGGTATAAAAGATAGCTTTGTGGTATATGGGAATTTGTTATCTCAAACTGTGAAGCCGGTTGATATGAAAGACGTCAGTACTGAGAAGGAACAGGTTTTGGCATCTCTAAAGGTGGAGCAACAGTCAGATTGGAAACTGGCAGTCGAGTATTTTGCCAATTTCACAGTAATATCTACTATTTTTGTAGGGTTATATGTCTTTGTGCACATTTCTCTGGCCATGCCAGGAACAATTCAGGGGCTTGAGTTTGTTGGATTAGACTTACCAGATTCTATTGGTGAATTGGTTGTCTGTGGAATATTAGTTCTTCAAGGAAAACGGGTGCTGGAATTAATGTCGCGCTTCATGCAGGCCAGGGTGCGAAAAG GCAGTGATCATGGAATTAAAGCACAAGGAGATGGTTGGTTATTAACTGTTGCCTTGATTGAGGGAAACAATTTAGCAGCTGTTGATTCAAGTGGTTATTCAGATCCATATGTGGTCTTTACATGCAATGGGAAAACGAGAACGAGCTCAATCAAATTCCAGAAGTCTGATCCTCTGTGGAATG aaatatttgaatttgatgCCATGGATGAACCTCCATCAGTGCTGGAAGTGgaaatttttgattttgatggacCTTTTGATGAAGCAACCTCTCTTGGGCACGCAGAAATCAATTTTCTGAAATCTAATATATCAGATTTGTCTGACGTTTGGGTTCCTCTCCAAGGGAAGTTGGCTCAGGCATGCCAGTCTAAGTTGCATTTAAGAATTTTCTTGAACAATACAAGAGGTACCAATGTTGTCAAAGATTATTTATCTAAGATGGAAAAGGAAGTGGGAAAGAAG ATAAGATTGCGGTCACCTCAAACAAATTCAGCATTCCAAAAGCTTTTTGGCCTCCCACCGGAAGAATTCCTCATCAATGACTTCACTTGTCATTTGAAACGCAAGATGCCCCTCCAG GGCCGTCTATTTTTGTCTGCTAGAATAATTGGGTTCCATGCAGACCTATTTGGACACAAGAcaaagtttttcttcctttgggAAGACATAGAGGACATTCAAGTTGTTGCTCCTACTTTGTCTTCAATGGGTAGTCCTATTGTTATCATGACGCTGAAGCCAGGCAGAGGCTTTGATGCAAGGCATGGTGCAAAGACACAAGATGAGGCGGGGAGACTGAAGTTTCATTTTCACTCATTCGTGTCATTCAATATTGCAAACAG GACAATCATGGCTCTGTGGAAGGCGAGAGCCCTGAGCCCTGAGCAGAAGGTCCAAATTGTTGAAGAAGAATCTGAGACTAAAAATCTCCAAGTGTCTCAAGAAACAGATGAAGATTCTGAATCCAAAAGCCTCCATGCTGAAGAGAGTGGGTCATTCTTGGGTGTTGAGGATGTCAGCATGTCTCTGCTTTATTCTTCTGTTCTTTCTATTCCT ATGAGTTTCTTCATGGAGCTATTTGGTGGTAATGATCTTGATCGTAAAGTCATGGAAAGGGTTGGTTGTCTTAATTATTCTTACAGCCCTTGGGAGTCTGAAAAGCCTGATGTCTACCAAAGACAACTTTACTACAAGTTTGATAAACGCATTTCTCGTTATAGAGGAGAAGTGACAAGCACTCAGCAGAAATCTCGTCTTTCGGAAAGAAATGGTTGGGTCATAGAAGAGGTTATGACCCTCCATGGAGTTCCACTTGGTGACTATTTCAAC CTTCACATGAGATACCAGGTTGAGGATGCACCATCAAGATCCATGGGATGCAGTGTCCAAGTTTATTTTGGATTAGCATGGTTGAAGTATACAAGACATCAGAAAAGGATCACCAAGAACATTCTTGTGAATCTGCAGGAGCGGCTACTGGTGATGTTCAGCGTACTTGAAAAGGAATTTGTTACAGGGAGATAG
- the LOC113708867 gene encoding protein phosphatase 1 regulatory inhibitor subunit PPP1R8 homolog: MYGRAGLDRFKKAQTSEPFSVSVSNSSANAKSPTQPSNKPLASPSASNSQHHLSQFHNQNPGSQKPLLPDVAQPVPPVPPTQPVTQVGGGQSTWQPPDWAIEPCPGFYYLEVIKDGEVLDNIHLDKRRHIFGRQFQTCDFVLDHQSVSRQHAAVIPHKNASIYVIDLGSAHGTFVANERLTKDSPVELEVGQSLRFAASTRTYILRKNNAALFPPPVHPSDINIPPPPDPSDEEAVVAYNTFLNRYGLGKPDESKSSDFDSSLQGKDERAAKRIRRTRVAFRDQVGGDLVEVVGVSDGIDVDTEPGPLGVKEGSLVGKYESLVQITVIPKGKEQSSSKEVGVSQAGVTEKLKQVLDKVKTPVRSGIYDDLFGESFSGKVGSSWAFSSAISGETQASPASEIEGTADAASGGELDSSLSAVDNEVDDDLFG, encoded by the exons ATGTATGGGAGAGCTGGTCTTGATCGCTTCAAGAAGGCTCAAACTTCGGAACCATTTTCTGTCAGTGTGAGTAATTCTTCTGCCAATGCTAAATCACCCACACAGCCTTCCAATAAACCACTTGCCAGCCCTTCTGCTTCCAACTCTCAGCACCACCTAAGCCAGTTCCATAACCAAAACCCTGGCTCCCAGAAGCCTCTACTGCCGGATGTTGCACAACCTGTACCCCCTGTTCCCCCAACTCAGCCAGTGACTCAGGTTGGAGGGGGCCAATCAACTTGGCAGCCCCCTGATTGGGCAATTGAACCTTGTCCTGGTTTTTATTATCTTGAAGTCATCAAGGATGGTGAGGTTCTTGATAACATCCATTTGGATAAGCGGAGGCACATATTTGGACGGCAATTTCAAACTTGTGACTTTGTGCTTGACCACCAGTCTGTCTCACGGCAGCATGCTGCTGTCATTCCTCACAAGAATGCAAG CATATACGTGATTGATTTAGGATCTGCACATGGCACATTTGTTGCAAATGAGCGGTTAACCAAAGATTCCCCTGTTGAGCTTGAAGTTGGGCAGTCTTTACGGTTTGCAGCATCTACGAGAACTTATATATTGAGAAAGAACAATGCAGCTCTTTTTCCGCCACCAGTACATCCTTCAGATATTAATATACCCCCACCCCCTGATCCTTCAGATGAAGAAGCTGTTGTGGCTTACAATACATTTCTAAATCGGTATGGGCTGGGCAAGCCAGATGAGTCTAAATCTTCTGATTTTGATAGCTCCTTACAGGGGAAAGATGAGAGGGCAGCTAAAAGGATTAGGAGAACAAGAGTGGCTTTTAGAGATCAAGTAGGGGGAGATTTGGTTGAAGTAGTTGGAGTATCGGATGGAATTGACGTCGATACGGAGCCTGGTCCACTGGGTGTTAAAGAAGGAAGTCTTGTTGGGAAATATGAATCCCTTGTACAAATTACGGTGATACCCAAAGGCAAGGAACAGTCCTCCTCGAAAGAAGTCGGTGTTTCCCAAGCGGGCGTAACTGAAAAACTTAAGCAAGTTCTAGACAAGGTAAAAACTCCTgtaaggagtgggatttatgATGATCTCTTTGGAGAATCCTTTTCCGGTAAAGTTGGTTCGTCTTGGGCATTTTCCTCCGCTATATCTGGTGAGACGCAAGCATCTCCAGCCAGTGAGATTGAAGGGACAGCTGATGCTGCCTCTGGTGGAGAGCTCGATAGTAGCTTAAGTGCGGTTGACAATGAGGTTGATGATGATTTATTTGGCTAG